From the Nodularia sp. NIES-3585 genome, one window contains:
- a CDS encoding ABC transporter permease, translating into MGIVLSNIIAIYRRELQSYFISPLAYAIASVFWLIGGLFFVTILLGPDGIIPAVNQIDLQGQQLGVPIPPIDVPYEFVRAFLDRMGWLLLFILPILSMGLYAEERKRGTLELLATSPVTNWAVAVGKLLGVLTFFTTMIIPLFVFQAIAISASNPPMSPTIPLLGHFGLILLAAAILSLGMFISSLTDSTILSAVLTFALVLLLLFVDVIAKSIGGPVGEILGHFSLLKHYNTLIQGIFDTSALILFTSYIFLGIFLTAQSIDALRFQRR; encoded by the coding sequence ATGGGTATAGTACTGAGTAATATTATTGCCATTTATCGCCGAGAGTTACAGAGTTATTTTATCTCGCCCTTAGCTTATGCGATCGCTAGCGTATTTTGGTTGATCGGCGGGTTATTCTTTGTCACAATTTTATTAGGGCCAGATGGAATTATCCCCGCAGTCAACCAAATAGATTTACAAGGACAACAGCTAGGCGTACCAATTCCCCCCATAGATGTCCCCTACGAATTTGTGCGGGCTTTTTTGGATCGCATGGGTTGGCTATTGTTATTTATTTTACCAATTCTCTCAATGGGACTTTATGCCGAAGAACGCAAGCGCGGTACTTTGGAACTTTTAGCCACCTCACCAGTCACTAACTGGGCGGTAGCTGTAGGCAAATTATTAGGGGTACTGACATTTTTTACCACAATGATTATACCATTGTTTGTATTTCAGGCGATCGCAATTAGTGCGTCAAATCCTCCCATGTCGCCGACAATTCCCTTACTGGGGCATTTTGGCTTAATCTTGCTAGCAGCAGCAATTTTATCATTAGGAATGTTTATTTCCTCCCTCACCGACAGCACAATTTTATCTGCTGTCCTCACCTTCGCCCTCGTTTTATTGTTATTATTTGTGGATGTGATTGCCAAAAGTATCGGTGGGCCAGTCGGAGAAATATTAGGTCATTTCTCATTATTAAAACATTACAATACCCTCATCCAAGGAATTTTTGATACCAGCGCCTTGATTTTATTTACCAGTTACATTTTTTTAGGCATCTTTCTCACAGCCCAGTCAATTGATGCGCTGCGCTTTCAACGTCGGTAG
- a CDS encoding DUF4340 domain-containing protein, translated as MKLPKTTLILVFLALGLGGFVYFYEIRGESQREEVKTQQQQIFSFTEDDIQSLTIKKQDITLNLERNTETENSQWFLTSPTSEPANDAIVAYLTDLLVQGQSDRTLSTPANQLDDFGLNEPLATINIKLKNQTTHQLILGKPDFNRSFLYAKTDSTTPENGNVNIILVSTNFENAVNRELSEWRKPSQTITPAPTPTPSNGE; from the coding sequence ATGAAATTACCAAAAACAACTTTAATTTTAGTATTCCTAGCGCTGGGTTTAGGTGGGTTTGTTTATTTCTATGAAATTAGAGGTGAATCTCAGCGAGAAGAAGTCAAGACTCAACAGCAGCAAATTTTCTCTTTTACAGAAGATGATATACAATCTTTAACAATCAAGAAACAAGATATCACCCTGAATTTAGAACGTAACACTGAAACAGAAAATTCCCAGTGGTTCCTAACATCTCCGACATCAGAACCAGCAAATGATGCTATCGTTGCTTATTTAACGGATTTGTTAGTCCAAGGTCAAAGCGATCGCACTTTATCAACTCCAGCGAATCAATTAGATGACTTTGGTTTAAATGAACCACTAGCCACTATTAATATTAAACTAAAAAATCAGACAACTCATCAATTAATTTTGGGTAAACCTGACTTTAACCGTAGTTTTTTGTATGCAAAAACTGATTCTACGACCCCAGAAAATGGTAATGTAAATATTATCCTAGTCTCTACAAATTTTGAAAATGCTGTAAATCGGGAACTTTCAGAATGGAGGAAACCCTCACAGACAATTACTCCTGCACCGACTCCCACCCCAAGCAACGGAGAATAA
- a CDS encoding Gldg family protein — MKIIKKNKLGKYLFWLGPFLVAVGLTSGLFTGNWGIISLVFLITGIFISALWIGLQSYQTKWWNRRSTQVSTNALIAIVAVFVILGLVNFLSTRYNFRKDLTEAQLFTLAPQSQELMRRLPQSVKLWIFDVNRNPQDRELLENYRRQSSNFQFEYIDPQARPTLANKFGVKDYGEVYLESGDNRQLVQTLNVNERLSEIRLTNRLQQITNATTTAVYFLQGHGEQAMTSGQGGISQAIQGLGDRNYTASALNLVEKSQVPEDAAVVVVAGPKRELFDNEVKALQNYLNGGGNALLMIDPNTETNLNSLLQEWGVILDNRLAVDVSGTGVGLGPAVPIVTDYGQHPITKEFGNGISFYRLARPLETTPVAGIESTTLLQTKPYPESWGESDQQSETLEFDPETDLPGPLTVGVALRKTIPAETQPTPEASPTPTPRTQTPNPEASPTPTPPEETPNPEASPTPTPPEETPNPEASPTPTPSEEIPNPEASATPTPPAEIPNPEASPTPTPSEETNPISTTEEKPAESTIESRLVVIGDSDFATDGLFEQQLNGDVFLNSVTWLSQQDQQPLSIRPKEPRNRRINLNIVQANLLTLSSLLLLPVMGLMAAAIIWWKRR; from the coding sequence ATGAAGATTATCAAAAAAAACAAACTTGGAAAATATTTATTTTGGCTAGGTCCATTTTTAGTAGCTGTGGGCTTAACATCTGGATTATTTACAGGAAACTGGGGAATTATTTCCTTAGTATTTTTAATTACAGGAATTTTTATCAGTGCTTTGTGGATAGGATTGCAAAGCTATCAAACTAAATGGTGGAATCGTCGTTCTACTCAAGTTAGTACTAATGCCTTAATTGCCATTGTGGCTGTATTCGTAATTTTAGGGTTAGTTAACTTTTTGAGTACTCGCTACAACTTCCGCAAAGACTTAACTGAAGCCCAATTATTTACCCTAGCCCCGCAATCGCAAGAATTAATGCGTCGTTTACCGCAATCAGTTAAGTTGTGGATATTTGATGTTAATAGAAATCCCCAAGATAGGGAATTACTAGAAAACTATCGGCGACAAAGTTCAAATTTTCAGTTTGAGTATATTGACCCCCAAGCCAGACCGACCCTAGCAAACAAGTTTGGTGTTAAAGATTATGGGGAAGTTTATCTAGAATCTGGAGATAATCGCCAATTAGTCCAAACCTTAAATGTCAATGAACGCTTGTCGGAAATTAGACTAACAAATCGTCTGCAACAAATTACCAATGCAACCACCACTGCTGTCTACTTTCTTCAAGGTCATGGCGAACAAGCGATGACATCTGGTCAGGGGGGAATTTCACAAGCCATTCAGGGATTAGGTGATAGAAATTACACGGCATCTGCACTGAATTTGGTAGAAAAATCCCAAGTTCCAGAAGATGCTGCGGTTGTGGTCGTAGCGGGACCGAAACGAGAATTATTTGATAACGAGGTTAAAGCCTTACAAAATTATCTCAATGGCGGTGGTAATGCGCTATTAATGATTGACCCCAATACTGAAACCAATCTCAACAGCTTGCTACAAGAGTGGGGTGTTATCTTAGATAATCGTTTAGCCGTGGATGTTTCTGGAACTGGTGTGGGACTTGGCCCTGCTGTTCCCATTGTCACCGATTACGGGCAACATCCGATTACAAAAGAGTTTGGTAATGGCATTTCCTTTTATCGATTAGCAAGACCGTTAGAAACTACCCCTGTAGCAGGTATTGAATCTACGACTTTACTGCAAACCAAACCCTATCCCGAAAGTTGGGGTGAAAGCGACCAGCAAAGTGAAACATTAGAATTTGACCCGGAAACAGACCTTCCAGGTCCGCTGACTGTGGGTGTGGCTTTGAGAAAAACAATACCAGCAGAAACTCAGCCGACTCCCGAAGCTTCACCAACTCCAACACCGCGAACACAAACCCCTAATCCTGAAGCTTCACCAACTCCAACACCGCCAGAGGAAACCCCTAATCCTGAAGCTTCACCAACTCCAACACCGCCAGAGGAAACCCCTAATCCTGAAGCTTCACCAACGCCAACACCGTCAGAGGAAATCCCTAATCCTGAAGCTTCAGCAACTCCAACACCGCCAGCAGAAATCCCTAATCCTGAAGCTTCACCAACTCCAACACCGTCAGAGGAAACCAACCCAATTTCCACAACCGAAGAAAAGCCAGCAGAATCTACAATTGAGTCACGGTTAGTAGTGATAGGTGATTCCGATTTCGCCACCGATGGTTTATTTGAACAGCAACTGAATGGAGATGTATTTCTTAATTCAGTTACTTGGTTGAGTCAACAAGACCAGCAACCCCTTTCCATTCGCCCCAAAGAACCAAGAAACCGTCGAATTAATCTGAACATCGTACAAGCTAATCTTTTAACCTTGTCGTCTCTGTTATTACTACCTGTCATGGGGTTAATGGCTGCGGCTATAATCTGGTGGAAACGGAGATAA
- the rnhA gene encoding ribonuclease HI, which yields MSNQRKIQSIYTDGACTGNPGPGGWGVVAYFSDGKIHEMGDAASYTTNNKMEMQAAIAALNFFHASGQAEPITLYTDSEYLINCVTKWLPGWKKRGWKKADGKPVQNQELLELLDQLNTRQVNWQHVRGHSGNIGNERCDAIARSYASGQIPSLQELSATDSYKSLHSLSEENVDEVADYASTSKVINKSTQDDSTLISDINAMEPSTAQTAAVNEEKLSTTRVKQLKNLLETLRIADEISEKGYLISSSELADLMDVHASAVTSRGDEWRWRNWIVSRVRREGNQILWELERGDCASRSAGGNRLETEDEI from the coding sequence ATGTCCAATCAACGCAAAATTCAAAGCATCTACACCGATGGCGCTTGTACTGGGAACCCTGGCCCTGGGGGTTGGGGTGTTGTCGCTTATTTCAGTGATGGCAAAATTCACGAAATGGGTGATGCTGCCAGCTATACGACTAATAATAAGATGGAAATGCAAGCGGCGATCGCAGCTTTAAATTTCTTCCACGCATCAGGACAAGCTGAACCCATCACCCTCTATACCGATAGCGAATACCTGATTAACTGCGTGACTAAGTGGTTACCAGGATGGAAAAAAAGAGGCTGGAAAAAGGCAGACGGTAAACCTGTCCAGAACCAAGAACTATTAGAACTTTTGGATCAACTCAATACTCGCCAAGTAAATTGGCAACACGTCAGGGGACATTCTGGTAACATAGGTAACGAGCGTTGTGATGCGATCGCTCGCTCCTATGCTAGCGGTCAAATCCCTTCTCTACAAGAATTATCCGCTACTGATTCCTACAAATCTTTACATTCTTTAAGTGAAGAAAATGTAGATGAAGTAGCAGATTATGCATCTACTTCTAAAGTAATTAACAAAAGTACACAAGATGACAGTACTTTGATATCAGACATAAACGCTATGGAACCATCCACCGCACAAACTGCGGCCGTAAATGAAGAAAAACTGTCTACAACCAGGGTAAAGCAACTCAAAAACTTGCTGGAAACTCTGCGGATAGCTGATGAAATTTCGGAAAAAGGCTACTTAATTAGTAGTTCGGAACTAGCAGACTTAATGGATGTCCACGCCAGCGCTGTCACCAGTAGAGGAGACGAATGGCGCTGGCGGAACTGGATTGTATCACGGGTAAGACGGGAAGGAAATCAAATTCTCTGGGAATTGGAAAGAGGCGATTGCGCTTCGCGCAGTGCCGGAGGCAATCGCCTAGAAACCGAAGACGAAATATGA
- the rpmA gene encoding 50S ribosomal protein L27: MAHKKGTGSTRNGRDSNAQRLGVKRYGGQTVLAGNILVRQRGTKVHPGNNVGIGSDDTLFALIEGVVTFERKGKSRKKVSVYPIAAPVEAAAV; encoded by the coding sequence ATGGCTCACAAGAAAGGAACAGGTAGTACTCGTAACGGTCGCGACTCTAATGCTCAACGCCTAGGTGTCAAACGCTATGGTGGTCAAACTGTACTAGCGGGAAATATTCTCGTGCGTCAGCGTGGTACTAAAGTTCACCCTGGTAACAACGTCGGTATTGGCAGTGATGACACTTTGTTTGCTTTGATTGAAGGTGTTGTAACCTTTGAAAGAAAAGGTAAGTCCCGCAAAAAAGTGAGTGTTTATCCAATTGCTGCACCAGTTGAAGCAGCAGCTGTTTAG
- the cruF gene encoding gamma-carotene 1'-hydroxylase CruF, with the protein MKQLVIAERVCLIGHIVSMVFGLVGILLVVPNAEVIFHLSEFGQTAMQWSMAGGGVVYMILGTAAVFLYGLRTLGLGRILAFMLPAIFISLGSELLGTSTGFPFGHYSYLSGLGYKIAGLVPFTIPLSWFYVGCASYLLARAGLEVDTKPSWWRHICAIGLGSLLLTSWDFVLDPAMSQTSLPFWYWQQPGPFFGMPYQNFVGWLGTGAVFMTVAALLWNSNPIKFERSQLNVPLVVYLANFGFATVMSLAAGFTIPVGLGFVLGVAPSLALWLKGSAVSAQADVESTTNAVSVANINVALK; encoded by the coding sequence ATGAAACAACTTGTAATTGCGGAGCGCGTATGCCTGATTGGTCATATCGTGTCAATGGTATTTGGATTAGTAGGCATACTACTAGTTGTACCTAATGCCGAAGTAATCTTCCATTTATCTGAATTTGGCCAAACTGCCATGCAGTGGAGTATGGCAGGCGGTGGTGTGGTCTATATGATCTTGGGAACGGCCGCTGTATTTTTGTATGGTTTGCGGACCTTGGGTTTGGGTAGAATATTGGCATTTATGCTCCCCGCAATATTTATTTCTTTGGGTAGTGAACTACTAGGAACCAGTACAGGATTTCCTTTCGGTCACTACAGCTATCTGAGTGGCTTGGGCTATAAAATTGCTGGTTTAGTGCCGTTCACAATTCCCCTGTCATGGTTTTATGTGGGATGTGCTTCTTACCTGCTGGCGCGGGCTGGTTTAGAAGTGGATACAAAACCTAGCTGGTGGCGACATATCTGTGCTATTGGTTTGGGTTCTTTGCTTTTGACTTCTTGGGATTTTGTCCTTGACCCGGCTATGAGTCAAACTTCTCTGCCTTTCTGGTATTGGCAACAACCAGGGCCTTTCTTTGGAATGCCTTATCAAAACTTTGTAGGCTGGTTGGGTACTGGTGCAGTGTTTATGACTGTGGCTGCTTTGCTATGGAACAGCAACCCGATCAAATTTGAGCGATCGCAACTCAATGTACCCTTAGTAGTATATTTAGCTAACTTTGGCTTTGCTACAGTCATGAGTTTGGCTGCTGGTTTCACCATTCCTGTAGGATTAGGCTTTGTACTAGGTGTAGCTCCTTCTCTAGCACTTTGGTTAAAAGGATCAGCCGTATCTGCCCAAGCTGATGTCGAATCAACAACTAACGCAGTTTCAGTGGCAAATATCAACGTTGCTTTGAAATAA
- a CDS encoding ABC transporter ATP-binding protein, producing the protein MIEVEHLSKTYGSTPAINDVTFSVEPGEILGFLGPNGAGKTTTMRILAGYLPATEGKARIAGFDVNDDSLAVRQRIGYLPETPPLYPEMTVEGFLHFVTRIKGIAAGDRAEKVNAAITRCNLEEKRKVIIRKLSKGYRQRVGIAQAIVHDPPAIILDEPTVGLDPRQIIEVRNLIKSLAGTHTIILSTHILPEVSMTCSRVAIINRGKLVATNTPENLMTQLAGGSGYELEIEGDTGLAKQVLQNVPGVSLVESVFNHQPSSENHAHLRVISQLGIEPGKEIAATLLNAGFGLYEMRRVSATLEDVFLQLTTEEKTLESFADSETTEGEEA; encoded by the coding sequence ATGATTGAAGTAGAACATCTGAGTAAAACCTATGGTTCTACCCCAGCTATTAATGATGTGACCTTTAGCGTCGAACCTGGGGAAATTTTGGGGTTTTTGGGGCCGAATGGGGCTGGTAAAACTACAACCATGCGGATTTTAGCCGGTTATCTCCCAGCTACAGAGGGGAAAGCCAGAATTGCTGGTTTTGATGTCAATGATGATTCCCTCGCAGTCCGCCAACGCATTGGTTATTTGCCTGAGACACCGCCGTTATATCCAGAAATGACCGTGGAGGGGTTTTTGCATTTTGTGACGCGAATTAAAGGCATAGCAGCAGGCGATCGCGCCGAAAAGGTAAATGCAGCTATCACACGCTGCAACTTAGAAGAGAAGCGCAAAGTCATTATTCGCAAACTATCCAAAGGATATCGTCAAAGAGTCGGCATTGCTCAAGCCATTGTTCATGATCCCCCGGCAATTATTTTAGATGAACCCACCGTCGGACTTGACCCCCGGCAAATTATTGAAGTCCGCAATTTAATTAAAAGCTTGGCTGGGACTCATACTATTATTTTGTCTACTCACATTTTGCCAGAAGTAAGTATGACTTGTAGCCGGGTAGCCATTATTAATCGGGGAAAATTAGTAGCAACTAATACACCAGAAAACCTAATGACACAGTTGGCAGGTGGGTCAGGATATGAATTAGAAATTGAGGGAGATACTGGTTTAGCAAAACAAGTCCTGCAAAATGTCCCAGGTGTAAGTTTGGTAGAATCTGTTTTTAATCATCAACCATCCAGTGAAAACCACGCCCACCTGCGGGTAATATCGCAACTAGGAATTGAACCGGGAAAAGAAATTGCGGCAACGTTGCTAAATGCCGGCTTTGGATTATATGAAATGCGACGTGTCAGCGCTACCCTAGAAGATGTATTTTTGCAATTGACTACAGAAGAAAAAACTTTAGAATCTTTTGCAGACTCAGAAACCACCGAAGGAGAAGAAGCATAA
- a CDS encoding nuclear transport factor 2 family protein yields MTEKSAKTLKIAQQAFDHFTHGLATGEWEAFLDMLTEDFTFWFPVGKFHGLHEGKDRAREFFQYVSESFNSGLQLTSLDSVTSNETTVVFEFRDEGLLLNQPYKNRVAVSFDVRGEQISGYREYFGSDGKSY; encoded by the coding sequence ATGACAGAAAAATCAGCAAAAACTTTAAAAATTGCTCAACAAGCTTTTGACCATTTTACCCACGGTTTAGCCACAGGGGAGTGGGAAGCATTTCTAGATATGCTTACAGAAGATTTTACCTTTTGGTTCCCAGTGGGCAAATTTCACGGGTTGCATGAGGGCAAAGACCGCGCTAGAGAGTTTTTTCAATATGTTTCGGAATCCTTTAATTCCGGTCTCCAGCTAACTTCTCTAGACTCCGTTACCAGTAATGAAACAACTGTTGTTTTTGAGTTTCGTGACGAGGGACTATTATTGAATCAGCCTTATAAAAATCGGGTAGCTGTTTCTTTTGATGTGCGTGGAGAGCAAATTTCAGGCTATCGCGAATATTTTGGTAGTGATGGTAAATCTTATTAA
- the purU gene encoding formyltetrahydrofolate deformylase produces the protein MTKPTATLLISCPDRRGLVAKFANFIYANGGNIIHADQHTDFAAGLFLTRIEWQLNGFNLPREFIAPAFNAIAQPLDATWQLHFSDTIPRIAIWVSQQNHCLLDLIWRQRAREFAAEIPLIISNHTNLQNVAEQFDIDFHYIPVTKDHKAEQEAQQLELLQKYKIDLVVLAKYMQIISADFIHKFPNIINIHHSFLPAFVGANPYHRAYERGVKIIGATAHYATADLDAGPIIEQDVVRVSHRDEIDDLIRKGKDLERVVLARAVRLHLQNRVLVYSNRTVVFG, from the coding sequence ATGACCAAGCCCACCGCCACATTGCTCATTTCTTGTCCTGACCGTAGAGGATTAGTTGCCAAATTTGCCAATTTTATCTATGCTAACGGAGGCAACATTATCCATGCAGACCAGCATACAGATTTTGCTGCTGGTTTATTTCTTACCCGGATTGAATGGCAGTTAAATGGATTTAATTTGCCACGAGAATTTATTGCTCCTGCATTTAATGCGATCGCACAACCTTTAGATGCTACATGGCAACTGCATTTTTCTGATACCATACCACGGATTGCCATTTGGGTGAGCCAGCAAAATCACTGTTTATTAGATTTAATTTGGCGACAACGTGCTAGAGAGTTTGCGGCAGAAATTCCTCTAATAATCAGTAATCATACGAATTTACAAAATGTAGCAGAGCAGTTTGACATTGATTTTCACTATATACCTGTCACCAAAGATCACAAAGCCGAACAGGAAGCGCAACAACTAGAACTACTACAAAAATATAAAATTGATTTAGTAGTTTTGGCGAAATATATGCAAATTATCAGTGCAGACTTCATTCACAAATTCCCCAATATCATTAATATTCATCATTCATTTTTACCCGCTTTTGTAGGCGCAAATCCCTATCACCGCGCATATGAACGTGGCGTTAAAATTATTGGAGCCACAGCCCATTATGCCACTGCTGACTTAGATGCTGGCCCTATTATTGAACAAGATGTAGTGCGAGTCAGTCACCGCGATGAAATAGATGATTTAATTAGAAAAGGTAAAGATTTAGAACGAGTTGTATTAGCAAGAGCAGTGAGATTACATTTACAAAATCGGGTTTTGGTATATTCTAATAGAACAGTAGTATTTGGATAA
- the cruG gene encoding 2'-O-glycosyltransferase CruG — MENALTVESVITFLLILIQVPATAILLSRLVKGPRRHPPLEAQQPTPELLGTVSVVVPTLNEALRISPLLSGLSRQSYEVREIIVVDSNSQDGTPDLVKTAQQQDPRFRLMTDDPLPANWVGRPWALHNGFLNSSEASQWFLGMDADTQPDPGLVASLIKTAAAQEYDLVSLSPQFILQYPGECLLQPALLMTLLYRFDPAGITTEQPERVMANGQCFLCRRSVLAAVGGYSSARSSFCDDVTLARYIAAQGFKVGFLDGAKVLKVRMYEGAVETWKEWGRSLDLKDASPPAQIWGDLWLLSAVQGLPLLVVLSCLLISLNPLLLWLNVFLLVIRFAMLLAIAPSYDRKNAQGGWLFWLSPLADPMAVLRIFLSALHTPKEWRGRKYN; from the coding sequence GTGGAAAACGCTTTAACAGTAGAAAGCGTCATAACTTTTCTATTGATACTTATCCAAGTACCAGCAACAGCTATTCTCCTTTCGCGTTTGGTAAAGGGGCCAAGAAGACATCCGCCCCTTGAAGCCCAACAGCCAACACCAGAGCTTTTGGGTACTGTCAGCGTTGTTGTTCCCACCTTAAACGAGGCGCTTCGCATTAGTCCTTTGTTATCTGGCTTGAGTCGGCAAAGTTACGAAGTTCGGGAAATTATTGTAGTAGATAGTAATTCCCAGGATGGTACACCGGATTTAGTCAAAACTGCACAGCAGCAAGACCCCCGTTTTCGCTTAATGACTGATGACCCCTTACCTGCTAATTGGGTGGGTCGTCCTTGGGCATTACATAACGGCTTTTTAAATAGTTCTGAAGCCAGTCAATGGTTTCTAGGGATGGATGCTGATACCCAACCAGACCCAGGTCTAGTTGCTAGTTTAATAAAGACCGCAGCAGCCCAAGAATATGATTTGGTTTCCCTTTCACCGCAGTTCATCCTTCAGTATCCCGGTGAATGCTTGCTGCAACCGGCGTTATTAATGACTCTGTTGTATCGCTTTGACCCGGCTGGAATTACAACCGAACAACCAGAACGGGTAATGGCAAATGGGCAATGCTTTTTGTGTCGCCGTTCTGTTTTAGCCGCAGTGGGTGGTTATAGCAGTGCTAGGAGTTCTTTTTGTGATGATGTCACATTAGCGCGATATATTGCGGCTCAAGGCTTTAAGGTGGGCTTCTTGGATGGCGCAAAGGTGCTGAAGGTGCGGATGTATGAAGGCGCGGTAGAGACTTGGAAGGAATGGGGGCGCAGTCTGGATTTGAAAGACGCATCTCCACCTGCTCAAATTTGGGGGGATTTATGGTTACTCTCAGCAGTTCAGGGTTTACCTTTGTTGGTTGTGCTGAGTTGCTTGTTGATTTCTTTGAATCCTCTGTTATTGTGGCTGAATGTGTTTCTGTTGGTGATTCGTTTTGCTATGCTATTGGCGATCGCACCTTCCTACGACCGCAAAAATGCTCAAGGAGGCTGGTTATTTTGGCTTTCTCCTTTAGCTGATCCCATGGCTGTACTGCGAATCTTTTTATCAGCACTGCACACTCCAAAGGAGTGGCGAGGCAGGAAGTATAATTGA
- a CDS encoding tetratricopeptide repeat protein, whose product MLKGLWQWLKPSFRRLFGKKQSLSSRKQRQVEPPQQLSDVAYDIGWRLQELGKTNRQGAEDAEEEGTGEAEVWFNQGYEQLIAGDMEGAIASFDKALKLKPDLHAAWYNRGLSLGKLGRYQEAIISYDKALELKPDLHAAWYNRGLALGKLERYEQAIASFDKALELKPNLHDAWNNRGVLLGNLGRSEEAIASFDKALELKPDFHQAWNTRGMALDDLERSEEAITSFDKALELNPDYHQAWYNRGLALVNLEQYEQAIASYDKALELKPDYHQAWYNRGRALHDLEQYEEALLKVSLP is encoded by the coding sequence ATGCTCAAGGGGCTTTGGCAGTGGCTCAAACCGTCTTTTAGGCGTTTATTTGGTAAAAAACAGAGTCTTTCATCCAGGAAACAAAGGCAAGTAGAACCACCGCAGCAGCTAAGTGATGTTGCTTATGATATCGGGTGGCGGTTACAGGAGTTAGGAAAAACGAACCGCCAAGGCGCAGAGGACGCGGAGGAAGAAGGGACAGGAGAGGCGGAAGTTTGGTTTAATCAAGGTTATGAGCAATTAATTGCAGGGGATATGGAAGGTGCGATCGCATCTTTTGACAAAGCTTTAAAATTGAAACCAGACTTGCACGCAGCTTGGTACAACCGGGGTTTATCACTGGGTAAGTTAGGGCGATATCAAGAAGCGATTATATCCTACGACAAAGCTTTAGAATTGAAACCAGACTTGCACGCAGCTTGGTACAACCGGGGTTTAGCACTGGGTAAGTTAGAGCGATATGAACAAGCCATCGCATCCTTCGACAAAGCTTTAGAATTGAAACCAAACTTGCATGATGCTTGGAACAACAGGGGTGTATTACTTGGCAATTTAGGCCGATCTGAAGAAGCGATCGCATCCTTCGACAAAGCTTTAGAACTAAAACCAGACTTCCACCAAGCTTGGAACACCAGAGGTATGGCGCTGGATGATTTAGAGCGATCTGAAGAAGCGATCACATCCTTCGACAAAGCTTTAGAATTGAACCCAGACTACCACCAAGCTTGGTACAACCGGGGTCTGGCGTTGGTTAATTTAGAGCAATATGAACAAGCGATCGCATCTTACGACAAAGCTTTAGAACTAAAACCAGACTACCACCAAGCTTGGTACAACAGAGGCAGGGCGCTGCATGATTTAGAGCAATATGAAGAAGCACTGCTAAAAGTTAGCCTCCCATAG